GACCGCCCCGGCGTCGCGGGTTTCGCGGCGGGCTATGGCACGGAGCTGGGCATAAAGGCCTGGGCGCATGGCCGGACTCTGGCAAAGGCCCCGGCCAAAGGCAATCGCCGCGCCACAGGAGGGCGCGGCGATCACACAGGCAAGCCTGATGGCGTCTCGCAGGCTAGGCGAGGAACGGGCCAGCGGCGGCCAGCACCTCTTCCTTGGTCATCGGCTCGTCAAAGGCGCCATCCCACGGCTTCTTGCCGCCGATCTTGCGGACGATGGCAGCATGGCGCGCCTCGACTGAATGAATCTGCAGCGCGGCAGTGAGAATGTCGTCATTGGCGGCCACAACGCCTGCCTGACCCTTATAGGCGGCCACACCCAGGTCTTCGAACGTCTGGCTCAGGGTGAGGTAGGTGTCGAAATTGCTGAGCGCATCAGCATATTTGCCGCCGGCCGTCAGGTCGAGCGCCGGGCGTTCGATGGCGGCACTGCCCAGGGCAGTGCTGAGGAAAGCCACATGGGCCGCCTCATGCTTGCCGATCTGGTTGAAAATACCGACATATTCGTCCGGGATCAGCCCATCGGTCTCAAGGCCCGAGCGATAGAAGGCATCCTCGATATGCTCGAGCGTCAGTGCGAAAACCAGCACGTCGACGACCTCCTGCGGCAGTTCCTGGCCGAAGGCATTCTGTGCCGTCGCCGCCAGCAGCACCGGGGCCGAAGCCATGGCGCCCAGCTTGAGGGCCGAGTTTTTGAAGAATTCGCGGCGGTTGGAGACGAGGATATCCTTGATATCAGGGTCGAGGCCGGCGATCAGATGGTTGGTTTGATTGGTCATGATGCTTCTCCTCAAACCAGCGTGTTGGCTGTGACGTCGGTCGTGATGAACGGGTCGGCCGCGGCCAGCACGGTCGCCGGATCGTTCACCACGTCGAGACCGTTTTCATCGACGACATCGTCGCCGGCAAAGGCCACGCTGTCGGGCTGCAACAGTTCGCGGATAGCCGCGGCATGGCGCGCCTCGACCGAGACGATGCGGCCAGCTTCGGCGAGATAGTCGACATTCTCGATCAGCTTGCCGGCGCCGTTATAGGCGGAGACACCCAGATCCTCGAACACCTTGGCCGCGCCCAGCACGCTGTCGCGGCTGGTGAAGTCGACGGAAGAGAAATCGACCTCGAGATCGGGAATGGCACCATCGGCCAGCGCCCCCTTGAGAAAGTCGCGATGCTCGACTTCGTGGTCGCGAATATCGGTCAGCAGCGCGGTTTCGTCGTCGGTGATGCCCTCATAGGGCGTGTCGGTCACCTGCGTATAGAAAGCGGCTTCGAGCTGTTCGAGGGCATAGGCGTAGTTGAGGATCCCCACATCGCCTTCACCCAGATCGGCGGCGAGGGCGGCAGAGATGCCGAAATTGGGCAACCAGGTGCCCGAAACGGCAACGGTTGCGGCGGCTGCGCCACTCCACTTGAGGAGGCGGCGCCTGGACGTGTCGTGCTTGATTTCCATTTTGGAACTCCGATCCGCAGATTTTCTGCTGTTTGCACTTTGACGCTTGCTGTCAGCTACGGAGTCGGAACGGGGAGAGTTTCAGGCTTTGCGCTCACGATTGCCGAATAGGCGGCCACGACGCCGCGCCGCGCCCGCGCGAATGCGGCGGACCCGGTTTGGTTGCCTGACAATTTGAGCGTGGCGCTCTCAGGACGCCTTCTTGCTTTTGACCTGGGTGCTGACCGCTTCGGAATGCAGCAGGTTGGCCAAGGCAGCCGGGGCCAGCGGCGGGGAGAACAGGAAGCCCTGCACCTCGGATGCGCCCTGGGCGCGGACCATTTCGAGCTGTTCCTCGGTCTCGACGCCCTCGGCGGTGGTCGACATGCCCAGCGATTGCCCGAGCCCGATCACAGCCTTGATGATGGCCTGGCTGTCGCCGCGGCTGGTCAGGTCGCGCATGAAGCTGCGGTCGATCTTGATCTTGTCGAAGGGGAAGCTGCGCAGATAGCTCAGCGAGGAATAGCCGGTACCGAAATCGTCCATCGAGATGCGCACGCCCATGGCGCGCAAATCGTGCAGCACCTTGAGATTGGTGTCGTTCTCGGCCAGCAGCAGGCTTTCGGTGATTTCCAGCTCCAGCCGCGTGGCCGGAATGCGCGCCTCCGATAGCGCCGACTTGACCAGGCCCAGCAGGTCCCGGCTCTTGAACTGCACCGGCGACAGGTTGACCGCGACGCGGATTTCGCCCGGCCAGGTCGCCGCCGTCTTGCAAGCCTCGCGCAGCACCCATTCGCCGATGGCGACGATGAGCCCGGTTTCCTCGGCAATGGGAATGAATTCGACCGGCGAAATGGTGCGGCCTTCATGGTCCCAGCGCAGCAGCGCTTCGACGCAGGTCACGCGGTTTTCCTTGAGGCCCAGCAGCGGCTGAAACATCAGCCGCAACTCTTCGCGCTGCAAAGCCAGCCGCAATCCGGCCTCGATGGAGCGGCGCTGCTGCAGGTCGGCATCCATGCCGGTTTCGAAGAAGTGGTAGGTCGAGCGGCCCTCGCTTTTGGCGCGATAAAGCGCCAGGTCGGCATTCTTGACCAGCGAGTCCGTCTTGACCCCGTCGCCCGGGCCAATGGCGATGCCCACGCTGGCACCGATCTCGACCTGCTGGCCGCCGATCGACATGGGTGCGCCAATGGACTTGATGATGCGATCGGCCACCTTGGCGGCGTCGGCCGCGCTGTCGATGGGCCGCATCAGCAGCGCGAATTCATCGCCCCCCAGTCGTGCCAGCACGTCGGTTTCCCGCGTCGTGCCCCAGAGCCTTGCCGAAGCCTGCTTGATGACCTCGTCGCCCACGGCATGGCCCAGCGTGTCGTTGACCGCCTTGAAGTGGTCGAGGTCGATATAGAGCACCGCCGCCATTTCACCGCGGCTGAGGCCGGCCTCGGTCTTGGCCATCTGTTCGAGGAATTCGATGCGGTTGGGCAGGTCGGTCAGCGCATCATGCCGGGCCAGGTGCCGGATGCGCGCCTCGTTCTGCCGCTGTTCGGTAATGTCCTCATGGGTCGAGACCCAACCGCCATCCTTCATCGGATGGTGCTGCATCATGATGGTGCGGTTGTTGAGCTCGTGGACATTCTTGCCATATTCGCGCCGGTTGATGACGTCGCGACGCCAGGCAACATATTCCTCGCGCGTGCCGCCGGCGCTCATCCCCATGTCGAACAGGTGACTGAGAATGTCTTCCAGTTGGGTGCCGGGCCGCAGCAGGCTGGAGGGCAGGTTGTAGATGCGCGCATAAGGCTCGTTGCAGATGACCAGCCGCCCCTTGGCATCCATCATGCACAGGCCCTGGCTGATATTGTTCACCGCCGCATCGAGCCGGATATTCTGCCGCTCGAGTTCCAGCTTGCGCTTCTGCGCTATTTCGGTGCGGGCAATCTCGTCGGTAATATCCTCATGCGTCACCACCCAGCCCAGGGCTTCCGAATAGATATGAGCCGTTTCGATGGTGCGCCCGCCATGCAGGGCTTCCTGGCGCTTGGCGCGCGCGCCGCTGCGATTGCCCAGCAATTCGCCGGTATAGGCCTCGTAGAATTCTTCCGGATTCTGCCCGGTATGGTTGCCGAGCCGGTTGGCCAGCTGCACCACTTCTTCCAGCGTCATGCCGCGATAGATGGCATCGGTGGAGAAGCCGTAGAGGTCGCGATAATGCTTGTTCCACATCACCAGCCGGAACTGGGGGGACCAGACGCAGAAGCCATAGGGGATGTTCTCGAGCGCAGCGTCGAGCAGCAAAGCTTCAGCCATCTCGCTCAAGCTGCCAGCGTCTTCTGCTCGCACCCGCCGCTTCTCCCGTCCCAATGCTTTCTGCAATGACGCCGCAGGAAAGCTAGATCGTTCTCGTTAACGACCAATTAAGTTCGGATAGCGAAGACCGGCCCGGATCATTCAGCAATGATCCGGGCCGCTTGCAGGTGGATAGTCAGCCGCGCGCCTTCTTGTTGCGCGCCGCCCAGGTCTTGAGCCGCAGCCCGTTGAGGCGGATGAAACCCTCGGCATCCTTGTGGTCATAGGCCACTGCGCCTTCTTCGAAGGTCACGAGATCTTCCGAATAGAGGCTATAGGGCGAAGTGCGCGCCACCACATTGGCACTGCCCTTGTAGAGCTTGACCGAGACTTCGCCGGTGACGAATTCCTGGCTCTTGTCGATCAGCGCCTGCAGCATTTCGCGCTCAGGCGAATACCAGAAGCCGTTATAGATCAGCTCGGCATATTTCGGCATGATCTCATCCTTGAGATGGGCCGCGCCGCGATCCAGCGTGATCGACTCGATGCCGCGATGGGCATGCCAGAGCACGGTGCCGCCGGGCGTCTCGTAGACGCCGCGCGACTTCATGCCGACGAAGCGGTTTTCCACCAGGTCCAGCCGCCCCACACCATGCTTGCCGCCCAGCTCGTTGAGCTTGGTCAGCAATTCGGCTGGCGACAGGCGCATGCCATTGACCGAAACCGCGTCGCCCTTCTCGAAGCCGACCTTGATCACTTCCGGGGTATTGGGCGCCTGCTCGGGATCGACGGTGCGCTGATAGACATAATCAGGCGCTTCCACGCCCGGATCTTCCAGCACGCGGCCTTCCGAGGACGTATGCAGCAGGTTGGCATCGACCGAGAACGGCGCCTCGCCGCGCTTGTCCTTGGCGATCGGGATCTGGTTCTGCTCGGCATATTCGAGCAGCTTGGTGCGACTGCGCAGGTCCCATTCGCGCCAGGGCGCGATGACCTTGATCGACGGGTCGAGCGCATTGGCGGTCAGCTCGAACCGCACCTGATCATTGCCCTTGCCGGTGGCGCCATGGGAAATGGCGTCGGCGCCGGTTTCCTGGGCGATCTCGACCAGGCGCTTGGCAATCAGCGGACGGGCAATCGAGGTGCCGAGCAGGTAGAGCCCTTCATACATGGCATTGGCGCGGAACATCGGAAACACGAAGTCGCGCACGAATTCCTCGCGCAGGTCCTCGATGCGGATATCCTTGATGCCGAACATCTCGGCCTTCTTGCGCGCCGGCTCCAGCTCTTCGCCCTGGCCCAGATCGGCGGTGAAGGTCACCACTTCGCAGTCATAGGTTTCCTGCAGCCATTTGAGGATGATGGAGGTGTCGAGGCCTCCCGAATAGGCCAGCACGACCTTCTTGATATTGTCAGCCATGAAATCCGCTCCCGGTTTATGCTGACACGATAGGCCAATCACCGCGCAATAATCTTGCGATTATCGCAAATTTGGCGCATCTGGCGGCATATCCTGCCAATCCAATTCACAGAAGCGCGCAAAAATGCCAGAAACGCTCGACGCCATCGATCGCCGTATCCTGCGGGCCCTGCAGCGCAATGGCCGCATGTCCAACGTGGAATTGGCCAATGAAGTGGGCCTCTCGCCATCCCCCTGCCTGCGCCGCGTGAAATTGCTGGAGGACCGGGGCGTCATCGACCAGTATGTCGCCGTGCTCAACGGCCCGGCCATCGGGCTGGGCCTGACGGTTTTCGCGCGCATCTGGTTCAAGACGCAGGATGCCGAGACAACCCATCAGTTCGCCGAGACGGTGCGCAAGTTTCCCGAAGTGGCCGAATGCTATCTCACGACGGGGGAATGCGACGCCATCATGCGCGTGGTCACCACGGACCTGCATGCCTACTGGCGCTTCCAGTCCGACTACCTCATGCGCATTCCGAGCGTGCAGAGCGTCAAGACCGACGTGCCGATGGAAACCATCAAGCGCAGCCACGAACTGCCGCTGGGCTGATCGCATTGACGCAGTGGTCAGTGGGAATGACGCGGTGATAGAAGAGTGCACCGCACCTCTTTCGGCAGCAACCCGATGCCCACCTTCATCCCCGATCTGTCCGTCATCCTCGCCTTCGCGCTGGCCGGCTTCGTGCTGGCGGTAACGCCCGGCCCCGACATGGCGCTGTTCGTCTCCCGCACCATGAACTGGGGCCGCTCGCACGGCTTCGCCACCGTGCTGGGCGCCATGACGGGCATTGCCGCGCATACCACGCTGGTGGCTTTCGGCATTTCCGTGCTGATCGTCACCGCGCCGGCCGCCTTCTGGGCGCTCAAGATTGTCGGCGCGCTCTATCTCGTCTGGCTGGCCATCCAGGCGGTGCGCTCGGGTGGCGGCATTCTCGTGGTGCGGACGGCCGGCAAGCAGCCGAGCTGGTGGCAGAGCTACATGACCGGGCTGGGGATCAACCTTACCAACCCCAAGGTCGCCCTGTTCTTCGTGACCTTCCTGCCGCAATTCGTCTCGGCCGACGACCCCGCCGCCGTGGGCAAGCTGCTTTTCCTCGGCGTCGAATTCGTCGTGGTCTCGCTGCCTGTGGTCATCGCCATCGTGCTGTTTGCCGAATGGCTGACCCGCACGCTCAAGGAAAATGCCTGGGTCGGCAAGGCGTTGAACTGGAGCTTTGCCGCCGTCTTCATGGCCTTCGCCGCCACGATCCTTTTGGCGGAAGGCCGAAAATGATCTTGATGGTCACGCTCGCAAACCGAAAAAGTCTGCAACTTTTTCTGCTCACGCTCCCATGAACTATCGCCACGCCTTCCATGCCGGCAATTTCGCCGACGTGGTCAAGCACCTGATCCTCACCCGCATCGTCGAATACCTCAAGCGCAAGCCCGCCGCCTTCCGCGTGCTCGATACCCATGCGGGTGTCGGTCTCTACGATCTGGCGGGTGACGAAGCCGGCCGCACCGGCGAATGGGCGGACGGTATCGGCCGGCTGATCGACCGCGGGCTGTCCGGCCCGGCCGCCGAACTGGCCGCACCCTACCTCGATGCGGTCAGGGCGCAGAATCCCGAAGGCGATCTCCGCTTCTATCCCGGCTCGCCCTTCATCGTCAGGCATCTGCTGCGCGAGCAGGACCGGCTCTTCGCCCTCGAACTGCATCCCGATGACGCCGAAAAACTGCGCGAAAATTTCGCCGGCGATATCCAGACCCGCGCCACCCACCTCGACGGCTGGGCGGCCTTGGGCACTCACCTGCCGCCCAAGGAAAAGCGCGGCCTCGTGCTGATCGACCCGCCTTTCGAGGAAAAGGGCGAGTTTGCCCGCATGGTGGCCGGGCTGGTGAAAGCCCACCAGCGCTGGCCCGGCGGCATCTATGCCTTCTGGTACCCGATCAAGGAGCCGGCCGAGGTCGAGCAATTCGCCCGCGATCTCAAGGCCACGGGCATTGCGAAAATCCTGCGGATCGAACTGACCATAAGCGCATCCAGCACCCCGCCGCGCCTGCATGGCACGGGCATGGTGGTGGTCAATCCGCCCTATACGCTGGAAGACGAGATGTGCCTGGCTCTCCCGGACCTGGCGAAATTGCTGGCCGACGAAGGCCGCGGCAAGTGGCGGCTGGACTGGATCGCCGGGGAATAAGCTCCGGCATTGGCGGGGCTATGGTAAATGTGCCGGTAACCTGTCCTTCATTTGAAGGATGTGCCTTCCCGCGCCCTGCCGCACCATGTCGCCACCGATGTGGGAGAGCGCCATGGTCAATGTCTTCGGCAAGAAGCTGCATGTGGAAATGGACAGGTGGCTCGGCCACAACTTTTCCGAAACCTCGGGCAATCGCTATGAGCTCGAGCTCTACGTGGATTTCGGCGGAAAACAGGCTTTCAGCTTCGAGCGGCGGAGCACGCATCAGCATCTGGTGCCGACCGGTTTTGTCGAGAACAGCTATTACAACCCCGTCATCTATCCGGTCGTGACCGCGAACAAGTTCAAGGTTCGGCTGCGCGCCATCGAGCGCGACTCGCCCGATGCCGACGACCGGGCATCCGGCACGATCGAAATCGACCTCGACAAGGAGCCGCCGCATAGCAGTTGGTCGATCATTGCCGCAGCCGACGGCACCGATCTCAAGATGCAGGTCTGGTTCAACATCCTGACCCTGGACTATGTGAATTTCGACGATGGCAGGCCGGAAACCGGCATCCAGGACCAGAGAAACTGGCCCTATCCCTGGAACGACATCCGCCTGTTCGAACACTGGCTGGGCCTGGGCCACAATGTCGGCGTGCCCTGGCGGCAGGGCAATATCATCTCCGAACGCGCATACTGGATGCTGCAATGGCCCAGCGGGCCGGCGCGCAAATATATCCAGCGGGTCTATCGCTACGAGATCACCGAGCTGGGCATGGCCCATGATGTGGTGAGCAGCATCTTCCTGCCGCACAATACCACTGTCATCCTGCACGAGCATGGCCCGAACGACAGCCGTTTCGATCCGGCCAAGGGCCGGCGGCTGGCCAGCTTCGGCCTGCACAATCTCGGTGACATTGGCTGGAACGACAAGCTGTCGACCATCGATCTCATCACCACGACAGGCGAGTCGGCGCCGGTGAATTGACCGCGGCTACACGCCTGCCAGCGCGTCGCGATCCTTCTTGCTCAGCCGCTCGCTCTCGCTCTTGAGCTGACCGCAGGCGGCGAAGATATCGCGGCCGCGCGGCGTGCGGACCGGGCTGGCATAGCCGGCCTTGTTGACGATATCGGCGAAGCGCTCGATGCGGCTGGAGGGCGACGTCCCGTAATTGGCGCCGGGCCAGGGATTGAACGGAATGAGGTTGATCTTGGCCGGAATGCCGGCCAGCAGCCGCACCAGTTCGCGCGCCTCGGCATCGCTGTCATTGATACCATCAAGCATCACATATTCGAAGGTAATGCGGCGGGCATTGGAGAGGCCCGGATAGTTGCGGCAGGCTTCGAGCAGTTCCTCGAGCGGCCACTTCTTGTTGATCGGCACCAGCACGTCGCGCAGGTCATTATTGGTGGCATGCAGGGAAATGGCCAGCATGACGTCGATCTCGCGACCGGTGGGCTCGATATAGGGCACGACGCCCGAAGTCGACAGCGTGATGCGGCGCTTGGAGAGGCTCATGCCGTCGCCGGCCGAGGCGATCAGCAGCGCCTGCTTGACGTTGTCGTAATTGTAGAGCGGCTCGCCCATGCCCATCATCACGATATTGGTGATGGCGCGGGTCTCGCCCGAGGGCACCAGGCCCCCATCATCGGGGCGGACGCCGCCGGGGAAATCGCCCAGCCGCTCGCGCGCCATCAGGATCTGGCCGAGGATTTCGCCGGCCGTGAGATTGCGCACCAGTTTCTGGGTGCCGGTATGGCAGAACGAGCAGGTGAGGGTACAACCCACCTGCGACGAGACACAAAGCGTCCCGCGATCCTGCTCGGGGATATAGACGGTCTCCACCTCGACCGGCGGATAGTTCGGATTGGCCGGATCGCGGAAGCGGAACAGCCATTTGCGCGTGCCGTCGGTCGAAACCTGCTCGGTGACGATCTCGGGGCGGTCGAGGATGAAGGTATCGGCCAGCTTCTGCCGCACGGGCTTGGCCACATTGGTCATGCGGTCGAAATCGGTGGTGCCGTTGACATAGAGCCAGTTCCACAACTGGCTGGCCCGCATACGCGCTTCCTTGTCCGCCGCAATGCCTGATGTGGTCAGCGCCTCGGCAAGCTGCGGCTTGGAGAGACCGATCAGCGACGGGCGACTTGCGGTCACGGGGCGCAAGCTGGTCGAATGGTCAAGGTTCAGCGCGATGCTCATGGCGTGGCGAAAGGTCCGGAATATGCGGGATTGGCGCGGCCAATAGCATATGGGCACGGTTTGCGCAAAGTCACGCCATCGAGAAGGAGCCTTGCACGGAGTGCGCCCATAAACCGGATCGTCACCCTCGGGCTTGACCCGAGGGCTCTATACTTGCGGAACGTCAGGCAAGTGCAGTGTCCTCGGGTCAAGCCCGAGGATGACGCTTCGCGGTTGTGGCGAAATCAGCAGCCACTTCCGATCGATTGCTGCGCCGCAGTGGCGCCGGACAGCGAATAGGATTCCGTCACCTTGATGCCGGCAGCGGTCGTGCCCTCCACCACCATGCTCGAACCGGCGCGGATGGCGCTGGCCAGCGCCGAGGCCTGGCCGGCATCGTCGAGCCAGGCCGCATCGTTCTGGGTGAAGAGGTTGAAGGTCTGGCCGTCGACGGTCACCGTGGCCTTGCTGTCGGGTTGGAAGGCGAAGCCCGCCACCAGGTTGAACTCGGTGGTGACACTCTCGGCCGGGCGGTTGGTGATATAGATATAGCCTTGGCTATAGCCATCGGGGGTCGGCGTTACCGATTCCGGCTTGGTCATGGCAAAGCACACGGCGCCGGTCGCGTCATTGGCGGCATAGCTCGACCAGGCACGATGCTCACCCAGCATCCGCACCTGCTGGGCGCTGGCGGCGGTGGTCAGGATCAGGCTGGCGGCAAGGGCGAGCGCCACGGCAGACTTGGACATCGGGGCCTCGTGGAAGCGGAGAGGGCGACGGGCCGTTCGGCCCGGGGCCAGATAGGGCGGATTGCCCCGGCGGGGCAACTCAAAAATCAGCTACAGGCCGCGTCGATGGCGTTCATCGCGGCGGTAGCGCCCGACAGCGAATAGGTATCGACCGTATCGGTGCCGCGCTGGCTGGTGCCGCGCACCACCAGGCTGCTGCCGGCCTTGAAGGCCTGCACGAACCCGCTTTCGTCGCCGGTCGAAGCCAGCCAGGCGGCCGAACCTTCGGTCACCATGGGATAGGCCTTGCCATCGACGGTGGCACTGGCCTTGGCATCGCTGGTGTTGAACGGATAGCCGATAATGGTCTGCACCTCGTTCTTGGTGCCCATGCCCTTGCGGTGAATGATCATGAAATGGATGGGATCGCGATTGGCGCCGGCGGGCTCGGACTTCTGCGGGGTCGCCGACACATAGCAGATCGCGCCGGACGCATCCGTCGCCTGCCAGGCCGTCCAGGCATTGAAAGTGCCAAGCTCGGTCGCCTGCTGCGCCTGGACCGCAGGGGCCAGAGCCATGATCGCGCCGACCGCGAGCCCGAATGCGAGGCCACCGGTTTTCGTCGTCATCGCCAATTCATCCTTTGTTTCGAAGGTCCCATCCGGGAGGAGCTGCCCGCGAACTCTGCCCCGAACATGGTTACCAAGGTGTCAAACGCCGCCACGTTCGATCGAATTTGCTTCAACTGCGAGTCAATCGCGGCGGCATTTTGGCGGCGCCGCACGAGTTGCTTCCGGTTTGCGCCGCTTGGGTTAACAATGTGTTGATAGCGGCAGGACCGTGATCAGGCGGCTGGAAGCACGCCTAGGCGGCTCCGGAAGTCCGCTTACGCGGCCAAGGGATAGCTCTGTTCGACCACATAGGGTCCGCCGCCCACCGAATCCTTGCTGGAAAACAGCACGAACCGCCCCACCGGAAAGCTGAGCGGCTCGAAGCGGCCGGCCTCGGCCATGAAGCGGGCCACTTCTTCGGCGCTGGAGCCGCGCAGCCGGGCCAGCGACACATGCGGCACGAATTTGCGCCCCTCGGGCGGCAGGCCGGCACGCTGCAACACCCGTTCCTGCGCCGCCTGCAGCCGGTTCAACTGTTCGCTGGCTTCCACCCCCGCATAGAGCGCCCGCGGCTTGTCGCCGCCGAAACTGCCCAAATGGGTCAGCCGCACCGAAAAGCGCAGCGAATTGGACAGCCGGTCGAGGCTGTCGGCCACCTCATCGGCGGTCTGATGATCGACATCGCCGATGAATCTCAAGGTAATGTGATAGTTTTCCGCATCGATCCAGCGCGCGCCACTGAGCCCGCCGCGCTTCAGCGAAAGCGCAAATCCAACATCGGCCGGTATTTCAAGGCCGGTAAAGAGCCGGGGCATGGGGCCCTCCTCTTCATCAGGATTTCAAACACGCGATTCGCCCTCGACCGTAACACAGACCGACTCCGCAGCCAGCCCATTCGTCGCAGGGGTTGCAAGATCACTTGTAAACGCTTGGGGTCACATCCATATTGTCTCATCAAGTGGCAAACCAATGCCCACCGGCGGTGCAACAGACCGCATCACTTGGGAAAGGAATCGACTATGGCTGAATATGACCGTCAGACCCTCGGAGCTCGGGCCGACTCGGCCTTGGCCATCGACGAGGGCCTGCGCAGCTACATGCTGCGCGTCTACAATTACATGGGTATCGGCCTGGTGGTAACGGGCCTTGCGGCCTGGTTCGCCGCCACTGCCGCCATCACCACCGATCCGAATGCCGCCGTCGGCCAGCTCGCCAATGGCCAGCTGGTGACCCAGTGGGGCGCCCTGCTCTATGCAAGCCCGCTGCAGTGGGTCGTGATGCTCGCGCCGCTGGCCTTCGTGCTGGTGCTGAGCTTCGGCATCAACAAGCTCTCCGTGGGCGCGGCGCAGGCCACGTTCTGGGCTTTCGCCGCCATCATGGGCGTGTCGCTGAGCTCCATCTTCCTGGTCTATACCGACGCGTCGATCGCCAAGGTGTTCTTCATCACCGCCGCGACCTTCGGTGCCATGAGCCTTTACGGCTACACCACCAAGCGTGACCTGACCCAGATGGGCAGCTTCCTGATGATGGGCCTGATCGGCCTGATCATCGCCTCGGTGGTCAATATCTTCATGCAGTCCTCCATGCTCGAATTCGCCATCTCGGCGGTCGGCGTGCTGATCTTCGTGGGCCTCACCGCCTACGATACGCAGAAGATCAAGGAAGGCTATTCGGAGTCGCATGGCGCCGAAGTGCTGGCGAAGGGCGCCATCATGGGCGCGCTGAGCCTCTATCTCGACTTCATCAACCTGTTCCTGATGCTGCTCCGCCTGTTCGGCAACCGCGAGTAGCAACAGCCTGCTTGATCGCTGAATCAAGCAATTTGGTTGGACGATATCGGGGACCGCAGCCTAAAAGGGTTGCGGTCCCTTTGTTTTGCCGAGCCAACCCGTGTCAGACGCTATCCTGCGCCCCTTCGAATGGCGCGACACCCCCGCCCTCACCGCCATCTACAAGCATTACGTGGACGAAACGGCGATCACCTTCGACACCGAGGCGCCGGGCGAGCCGGCCATGGCCGAGAAATTCGGCCACCTGGTGGCGCTGGGCCACCCCCTGATCGTGGCCGAGGCCGATGGTGACGTGCTGGGCTATGCCTATGCCAGCTTCTACCGGCCGCGCGCCGCCTATCGCTTCACCTGCGAGGATTCGATCTACCTGCGCCCCGATGCCAAGGGCAAGGGCCTCGGCC
This sequence is a window from Devosia ginsengisoli. Protein-coding genes within it:
- a CDS encoding ferritin-like domain-containing protein, translating into MTNQTNHLIAGLDPDIKDILVSNRREFFKNSALKLGAMASAPVLLAATAQNAFGQELPQEVVDVLVFALTLEHIEDAFYRSGLETDGLIPDEYVGIFNQIGKHEAAHVAFLSTALGSAAIERPALDLTAGGKYADALSNFDTYLTLSQTFEDLGVAAYKGQAGVVAANDDILTAALQIHSVEARHAAIVRKIGGKKPWDGAFDEPMTKEEVLAAAGPFLA
- a CDS encoding ferritin-like domain-containing protein; this translates as MEIKHDTSRRRLLKWSGAAAATVAVSGTWLPNFGISAALAADLGEGDVGILNYAYALEQLEAAFYTQVTDTPYEGITDDETALLTDIRDHEVEHRDFLKGALADGAIPDLEVDFSSVDFTSRDSVLGAAKVFEDLGVSAYNGAGKLIENVDYLAEAGRIVSVEARHAAAIRELLQPDSVAFAGDDVVDENGLDVVNDPATVLAAADPFITTDVTANTLV
- a CDS encoding putative bifunctional diguanylate cyclase/phosphodiesterase gives rise to the protein MAEALLLDAALENIPYGFCVWSPQFRLVMWNKHYRDLYGFSTDAIYRGMTLEEVVQLANRLGNHTGQNPEEFYEAYTGELLGNRSGARAKRQEALHGGRTIETAHIYSEALGWVVTHEDITDEIARTEIAQKRKLELERQNIRLDAAVNNISQGLCMMDAKGRLVICNEPYARIYNLPSSLLRPGTQLEDILSHLFDMGMSAGGTREEYVAWRRDVINRREYGKNVHELNNRTIMMQHHPMKDGGWVSTHEDITEQRQNEARIRHLARHDALTDLPNRIEFLEQMAKTEAGLSRGEMAAVLYIDLDHFKAVNDTLGHAVGDEVIKQASARLWGTTRETDVLARLGGDEFALLMRPIDSAADAAKVADRIIKSIGAPMSIGGQQVEIGASVGIAIGPGDGVKTDSLVKNADLALYRAKSEGRSTYHFFETGMDADLQQRRSIEAGLRLALQREELRLMFQPLLGLKENRVTCVEALLRWDHEGRTISPVEFIPIAEETGLIVAIGEWVLREACKTAATWPGEIRVAVNLSPVQFKSRDLLGLVKSALSEARIPATRLELEITESLLLAENDTNLKVLHDLRAMGVRISMDDFGTGYSSLSYLRSFPFDKIKIDRSFMRDLTSRGDSQAIIKAVIGLGQSLGMSTTAEGVETEEQLEMVRAQGASEVQGFLFSPPLAPAALANLLHSEAVSTQVKSKKAS
- a CDS encoding argininosuccinate synthase is translated as MADNIKKVVLAYSGGLDTSIILKWLQETYDCEVVTFTADLGQGEELEPARKKAEMFGIKDIRIEDLREEFVRDFVFPMFRANAMYEGLYLLGTSIARPLIAKRLVEIAQETGADAISHGATGKGNDQVRFELTANALDPSIKVIAPWREWDLRSRTKLLEYAEQNQIPIAKDKRGEAPFSVDANLLHTSSEGRVLEDPGVEAPDYVYQRTVDPEQAPNTPEVIKVGFEKGDAVSVNGMRLSPAELLTKLNELGGKHGVGRLDLVENRFVGMKSRGVYETPGGTVLWHAHRGIESITLDRGAAHLKDEIMPKYAELIYNGFWYSPEREMLQALIDKSQEFVTGEVSVKLYKGSANVVARTSPYSLYSEDLVTFEEGAVAYDHKDAEGFIRLNGLRLKTWAARNKKARG
- a CDS encoding Lrp/AsnC family transcriptional regulator; translated protein: MPETLDAIDRRILRALQRNGRMSNVELANEVGLSPSPCLRRVKLLEDRGVIDQYVAVLNGPAIGLGLTVFARIWFKTQDAETTHQFAETVRKFPEVAECYLTTGECDAIMRVVTTDLHAYWRFQSDYLMRIPSVQSVKTDVPMETIKRSHELPLG
- a CDS encoding LysE family translocator, with translation MPTFIPDLSVILAFALAGFVLAVTPGPDMALFVSRTMNWGRSHGFATVLGAMTGIAAHTTLVAFGISVLIVTAPAAFWALKIVGALYLVWLAIQAVRSGGGILVVRTAGKQPSWWQSYMTGLGINLTNPKVALFFVTFLPQFVSADDPAAVGKLLFLGVEFVVVSLPVVIAIVLFAEWLTRTLKENAWVGKALNWSFAAVFMAFAATILLAEGRK
- a CDS encoding 23S rRNA (adenine(2030)-N(6))-methyltransferase RlmJ, whose amino-acid sequence is MNYRHAFHAGNFADVVKHLILTRIVEYLKRKPAAFRVLDTHAGVGLYDLAGDEAGRTGEWADGIGRLIDRGLSGPAAELAAPYLDAVRAQNPEGDLRFYPGSPFIVRHLLREQDRLFALELHPDDAEKLRENFAGDIQTRATHLDGWAALGTHLPPKEKRGLVLIDPPFEEKGEFARMVAGLVKAHQRWPGGIYAFWYPIKEPAEVEQFARDLKATGIAKILRIELTISASSTPPRLHGTGMVVVNPPYTLEDEMCLALPDLAKLLADEGRGKWRLDWIAGE